TTAAAGGTGTTGCACGCCAAATGAAAGCTGAGTCCCGTTCCCGCCCGGACGGCGTTACACTCGCGCGCACGCGGGGACTGGAGTCTTCGCTCAAGCGTCGCTTCGGCCGGATCGAGGCGCGGCTCAGCTATACGCGCAGCCAGGGTGAAAACGTGACCGATGGCACTCCGCTGACGGCGGTGCCGCGGGACGTGGCGAACGTGGGCGTCGACTATCGTTTCAATGATCGAGTCTCGTCTTACGTGAGCG
The DNA window shown above is from Pseudobdellovibrionaceae bacterium and carries:
- a CDS encoding TonB-dependent receptor — its product is MKAESRSRPDGVTLARTRGLESSLKRRFGRIEARLSYTRSQGENVTDGTPLTAVPRDVANVGVDYRFNDRVSSYVSALHTGVQVVDDAGTKLDLDPYTVVNAGGTYVLPRAWMENSKVGFGVQNLANLGLDNRYGYGELGRRYYLRLQVETR